A window of Terriglobus sp. RCC_193 contains these coding sequences:
- a CDS encoding lactonase family protein, whose product MSQERVFIGTSSGGRGIFTASFDTERGLLTEPELVSDAPKPSWLRFAGNGSLLTTSQPAGDGASGELIAFAVNADGKLTQQSRASTSGQNAVAFDERDGVVVAANYLSGSAASFQLSLGGLLTPETLATFDAAEHGPDPTRQDHSYAHDATFSPCGNFVFINDLGCDRIRILKVDRPSGKLSAHGAWHSTPGEGPRHVAIHPNGVWVYNINEMGCTIDQLAWDAAAGTLTTLSTVRTLPPGVSKVDVRACEVVFSKDLQFLYAANRVHEDFVVYAIHPENGALLEVQRLANPGKESRHIALDPTGRWLLSANQATDEVLVFPIDEATGFLQPTVSGAAVKSPSCILFG is encoded by the coding sequence ATGAGTCAGGAACGTGTTTTCATTGGCACCAGCAGCGGTGGCCGCGGCATCTTTACAGCATCCTTCGATACGGAGCGCGGTCTGCTGACCGAACCGGAGCTGGTTTCCGATGCGCCAAAGCCAAGCTGGCTGCGCTTTGCAGGAAATGGCAGCCTGCTGACCACATCGCAGCCTGCCGGTGACGGCGCTTCGGGAGAGTTAATCGCCTTTGCAGTGAACGCTGATGGAAAGCTCACGCAGCAGAGCCGCGCCTCCACCAGCGGACAGAATGCGGTGGCCTTCGACGAACGTGATGGCGTGGTGGTGGCTGCGAACTATCTCAGCGGCTCGGCAGCATCGTTTCAACTTTCGCTTGGCGGCCTACTGACCCCGGAGACGCTGGCGACCTTTGACGCAGCCGAACACGGACCCGATCCCACGCGTCAGGACCACAGCTATGCGCACGACGCAACCTTTTCGCCCTGCGGCAACTTTGTCTTCATCAATGACCTGGGTTGTGACCGCATCCGCATCCTGAAGGTGGATCGCCCCAGTGGCAAGCTGAGCGCGCACGGCGCATGGCACAGCACGCCCGGTGAAGGCCCGCGGCACGTTGCCATCCACCCCAACGGCGTGTGGGTCTACAACATCAACGAGATGGGCTGCACCATTGACCAGCTTGCATGGGATGCCGCTGCCGGAACGCTGACGACGCTCTCCACTGTGCGCACGCTGCCGCCGGGAGTATCGAAAGTCGATGTACGCGCCTGCGAGGTGGTCTTCAGCAAAGACCTGCAGTTCCTCTACGCCGCCAACCGCGTGCATGAAGACTTTGTGGTCTACGCCATCCATCCGGAAAACGGCGCGCTGCTGGAAGTGCAGCGATTGGCGAATCCGGGTAAGGAGTCGCGCCACATTGCCCTTGACCCCACGGGACGCTGGCTTCTGAGTGCCAATCAGGCCACAGATGAAGTGCTGGTGTTCCCGATTGATGAAGCAACGGGATTTCTGCAGCCGACGGTCTCCGGCGCGGCGGTGAAATCGCCAAGCTGCATTTTGTTTGGTTAA
- a CDS encoding acylphosphatase gives MSEQEKGLIVRHYQVEGRVQGVGFRWYVQREAAEIGLRGWVRNSPHGHVEAVAAGSPEQLTELEAALQQGSRGSRVDRIRVHNLEDSEAVSLKEFQIEGAV, from the coding sequence ATGAGTGAACAGGAAAAAGGTTTGATCGTGAGGCATTACCAGGTGGAAGGCCGCGTGCAAGGTGTTGGCTTCCGCTGGTATGTGCAGCGCGAGGCAGCGGAGATTGGTCTGCGGGGATGGGTGCGCAATTCCCCGCATGGTCACGTGGAGGCGGTCGCGGCAGGTTCACCGGAACAATTGACGGAGCTGGAGGCTGCACTGCAACAGGGCAGCCGTGGTTCGCGCGTGGATCGTATCCGCGTCCATAATCTGGAAGACAGCGAGGCGGTTTCGCTCAAGGAATTTCAGATCGAGGGCGCGGTGTAA
- a CDS encoding alpha/beta fold hydrolase, whose protein sequence is MRVHEVKTSTLKLVYEEGGPKNGRPLMLVHGWPDSPRTFDKLLPALHNAGYRTIAPYLRGYGPTEFRSPLIGRKPRRTGQPVALAQDVLDLAGALKWKTFDFIGHDWGARVGYTLAALHPKRLNRMVTLSVAFQPGSLKAPKLSQSQAYWYQWFLCSKPGEAAFRADPLAFCKRQWQTWGPPEWFSEQELAAAAQCWMNKDFVDVALHYYRVRWGHAEADPQYAVQQARYDATVTLDVPTLLIHGMEDYCVLPETTDGAGRHFTNGYRRLLLEGVGHFPQREQPGTVADAILQHLLELKG, encoded by the coding sequence ATGCGCGTTCACGAAGTGAAGACCTCCACCCTGAAGCTGGTGTACGAAGAGGGTGGCCCGAAGAATGGCAGGCCGCTGATGCTGGTGCATGGCTGGCCAGATTCGCCGCGAACCTTTGACAAGCTGCTTCCCGCACTACATAACGCGGGCTATCGCACCATTGCACCGTATCTGCGCGGCTATGGTCCCACGGAGTTTCGTTCGCCGCTGATTGGCCGCAAACCGCGGCGGACAGGACAGCCTGTTGCGCTTGCGCAGGATGTGCTTGATCTGGCGGGTGCGCTGAAGTGGAAGACCTTTGATTTCATCGGTCATGATTGGGGTGCGCGCGTTGGCTATACGCTCGCAGCGCTGCATCCGAAGCGGCTGAATCGCATGGTGACGTTGTCCGTGGCATTTCAACCCGGCTCGCTGAAAGCTCCGAAGCTATCGCAGTCGCAGGCTTACTGGTATCAGTGGTTTCTTTGCAGCAAACCCGGTGAGGCTGCGTTTCGCGCGGATCCGCTGGCCTTTTGCAAACGCCAGTGGCAGACGTGGGGTCCGCCGGAATGGTTCTCAGAACAGGAACTGGCCGCTGCCGCGCAATGCTGGATGAACAAAGACTTTGTCGACGTGGCGTTGCACTACTACCGTGTGCGCTGGGGACATGCCGAAGCTGATCCACAGTATGCCGTGCAGCAGGCACGATACGATGCAACGGTGACGTTGGATGTGCCGACGCTGCTGATTCACGGCATGGAAGACTACTGCGTGCTGCCCGAAACCACTGACGGTGCGGGCAGGCATTTCACCAATGGCTATCGCCGGTTGCTGCTGGAAGGCGTAGGACATTTTCCGCAACGTGAACAACCGGGCACGGTAGCCGATGCAATTCTGCAACATCTGTTGGAGTTGAAGGGATGA
- a CDS encoding adenine phosphoribosyltransferase yields the protein MSHLINCEPLKDLIRTVPDFPKPGILFYDITTLLKDKAGFAQMIDAFAAYYIDKQIDLVLGIEARGFIFGPAMAYRLNAGFVPVRKPKKLPAPTARVTYDLEYGSDSLEIHLDAIQPGQRVVIVDDLLATGGTMQATVQLVKQLGGEIAGVAFAVELDFLKGRQKFPDVDVYSLLHYNE from the coding sequence ATGTCCCACCTTATCAACTGCGAACCTCTGAAGGACCTTATCCGCACGGTCCCTGACTTTCCCAAGCCGGGCATCCTCTTTTACGACATCACCACGCTGCTGAAGGACAAAGCGGGCTTTGCGCAGATGATTGATGCCTTTGCGGCGTATTACATCGACAAGCAGATTGACCTGGTCCTGGGCATTGAGGCGCGCGGTTTTATCTTCGGGCCTGCGATGGCGTATCGGCTGAACGCGGGCTTTGTGCCTGTGCGCAAACCGAAGAAACTGCCCGCGCCCACGGCTCGTGTGACCTATGACCTGGAGTACGGTTCGGACTCGCTGGAAATCCATCTGGATGCGATCCAGCCCGGTCAGCGTGTGGTTATCGTGGACGACCTGTTGGCTACCGGTGGCACCATGCAGGCTACAGTGCAGTTGGTGAAGCAGCTTGGTGGCGAAATCGCTGGCGTTGCGTTTGCGGTGGAACTGGATTTCCTGAAGGGACGCCAGAAGTTCCCGGATGTCGATGTGTACTCACTGTTGCATTACAACGAGTAG
- a CDS encoding lactonase family protein: MQTRREFLAGSAAVGATMMVRGAAAQAKGQRLFIGTANTARDGSGIGPGIFAAQFADGKLTQPELIAKIDSPGFLATAKGMLFAQATAPNAAGKRTSVAVSYRIGSGHSLSEISRAFSQDGGGCHIGVSKDARAAFIANYGPGNVSSFLVDANGKLSEASFIQFPASEHGPDKDRQMSAHAHSALTSPDGDFVFVNDLGCDRIHVFRLDHATAKLQPHKPDHWAGTAGAGPRHLVFHPNGKWVYNINEMGSSVDQLQWNATHGVLTTKGTWSTIPNGAPGKDQSRSCEMCFSKDFRFLYASNRIHESFAVFAVDPTTGALKLIQERMNPGHESRHMAIDASGKWFLSANQFSGDISVFPIDTATGKLGERTSQVQIAGPSCLLFA; the protein is encoded by the coding sequence ATGCAGACACGGCGTGAGTTTCTGGCAGGATCGGCAGCAGTGGGCGCGACCATGATGGTGCGTGGCGCAGCGGCACAGGCAAAGGGGCAACGGCTGTTCATTGGCACCGCCAACACCGCGCGTGACGGCTCCGGCATTGGCCCCGGCATCTTTGCGGCGCAGTTTGCAGACGGCAAGCTCACCCAGCCGGAACTGATCGCAAAAATCGACAGCCCCGGATTTCTCGCTACGGCGAAAGGCATGTTGTTTGCGCAGGCGACCGCACCGAACGCCGCAGGCAAACGCACCTCTGTGGCGGTGAGCTACCGCATTGGTAGCGGCCATTCCCTCTCCGAGATCAGCCGCGCGTTTTCGCAGGATGGCGGCGGATGCCACATTGGCGTGTCGAAGGATGCGCGTGCAGCTTTCATTGCGAACTACGGCCCTGGCAACGTGTCGTCATTCCTGGTGGATGCAAACGGTAAGCTGAGCGAGGCCAGCTTCATCCAGTTTCCTGCCAGCGAACACGGCCCCGACAAAGACCGCCAGATGAGCGCACATGCTCACTCCGCGCTCACGTCTCCGGACGGCGATTTTGTCTTCGTCAACGATCTTGGCTGCGATCGCATCCACGTCTTCCGCCTCGATCACGCCACCGCAAAGCTGCAACCGCATAAGCCTGACCACTGGGCAGGCACAGCAGGCGCAGGACCGCGCCATCTTGTCTTCCATCCCAACGGCAAGTGGGTCTACAACATCAATGAAATGGGTTCGAGCGTAGACCAGTTGCAGTGGAATGCGACGCACGGTGTGCTGACCACCAAGGGCACGTGGAGCACGATTCCAAACGGCGCGCCCGGCAAGGACCAGTCACGCTCATGCGAGATGTGTTTCTCGAAGGACTTCCGCTTTCTATACGCATCGAACCGTATCCATGAAAGCTTCGCCGTCTTCGCGGTTGATCCCACAACGGGCGCGCTGAAACTCATTCAAGAGCGTATGAACCCCGGACACGAGTCGCGCCACATGGCCATTGATGCCAGCGGCAAATGGTTCCTGAGCGCCAACCAGTTCTCCGGCGACATCTCAGTCTTCCCTATCGACACCGCGACAGGAAAACTAGGCGAGCGCACCTCGCAGGTGCAGATTGCCGGGCCAAGCTGCCTGCTGTTTGCCTGA